Proteins encoded within one genomic window of Triticum aestivum cultivar Chinese Spring chromosome 2D, IWGSC CS RefSeq v2.1, whole genome shotgun sequence:
- the LOC123055668 gene encoding probable methyltransferase At1g27930 — protein MHLGCVPDHHLLALHLWSTDGLNAKEFALLRSIVAACAPSRLLVVGLSPQLRALAAVNSGQGAATASDSAEDAQGVLVGRGPSSSAAVHVSRYPDPAGEAWAVLRRARSSPVCRRPTGTVRKLGCRLVLTYLPREVLDARWDVVVVDGPSGAGPGEPGRMGAIYTTAARVTGGEAVDMTVHEMNRTKGRSDATANLLHPAAPWMPTDERLIAVAGRRGQGSSGAGMETHLQGGRGRRRRRRGREGQRRRGEPDGRRVRRREPRRSRPPFDLLCSAAQLTRVSMMATMMFDRHGSAVSQISLLIGVPLLSRWLRR, from the coding sequence ATGCACCTTGGCTGTGTCCCGGACCACCACCTCCTCGCTCTTCACCTCTGGTCCACGGACGGCCTCAACGCCAAGGAGTTCGCGCTGCTCCGCTCCATCGTGGCTGCGTGCGCGCCCAGCAGGCTGCTTGTGGTCGGCCTCTCGCCGCAGCTCCGCGCGCTCGCCGCGGTCAACTCCGGGCAGGGCGCTGCCACCGCCTCCGACAGCGCCGAGGACGCGCAGGGCGTGCTCGTTGGGCGTGGCCCCAGCAGCTCGGCGGCCGTCCATGTTTCAAGGTACCCCGACCCGGCCGGGGAGGCGTGGGCGGTGCTGCGGCGCGCGAGGTCGAGCCCGGTGTGCCGGCGCCCGACGGGGACGGTGCGCAAGTTGGGCTGCCGGCTGGTGCTGACCTACTTGCCGCGGGAGGTGCTCGACGCGAGGTGGGACGTGGTCGTCGTCGACGGGCCGAGCGGGGCAGGTCCCGGGGAGCCGGGGAGGATGGGCGCCATATACACCACGGCCGCACGCGTGACGGGGGGCGAAGCGGTGGACATGACGGTGCACGAGATGAACCGGACGAAGGGAAGATCTGACGCCACCGCCAATCTTCTCCACCCAGCGGCGCCATGGATGCCGACCGACGAGCGCCTCATCGCGGTTGCTGGCCGACGAGGACAGGGGAGCTCAGGTGCTGGGATGGAGACGCACCTACAGGGGGGCCGGGGACGCCGGAGGCGGAGGAGAGGCCGAGAGGGCCAGAGGCGGAGGGGAGAGCCGGACGGCCGACGAGTTCGCCGACgagagccccgccggagccgtccCCCCTTCGACCTTCTCTGCTCGGCGGCGCAGCTCACGCGCGTATCCATGATGGCTACCATGATGTTCGATCGGCATGGTTCAGCGGTCTCTCAGATCTCGCTACTTATAGGTGTGCCGCTCCTATCCCGATGGCTACGGAGGTGA